In Dehalococcoidia bacterium, the sequence GAAAGCCGCGCCATCAAGGTGGGCGGCTGGCTACGCACGGGCGATGTCGGCCGGATCGATGAAGATGGTCACATCTGGATCACTGGCCGGAGCAAGTTCGTCATTGTCCTCGATTCCGGCGAGAAGGTGCACCCGGATGAGCTCGAAGAGAAACTGGAACTGCATCCGTTGATCGAAGACATCGTCGTGATGGGCCGCAAGTCCCGTGGCAAGACGCAGATCGTCGCCGTCGTCTACCCGAACCGCGATGCGGCGCTCGAGACCCTCCGTGGTGTGTTCGACGAGACGGATATCCGGCGCGCCGTCCAGGAAGCGATACGCGAACAGGAGGCGGACATCGCGCAGTACAAGCGGATCAGCGAGTTCATGCTCACCGATGCGCCGCTGCCCCGCACGCCGATTCGCAAGGTCATGCGCGGTCACATCGCCGATAGCTATAGCTTCAACGTCAATCGTTGGGCCGAGAGCTGGCGCGACTTCCTCGCCGCGTCGAGCGCTCCCGCGGATGCCGTCGAGTCGGAAGAGGAAGCAGCGCTCAGCGTCTAACCGCGCAAAGCAGGCCGGGTGAGCCTCACGCGCGGTGGTTGCGCAAGCACGAAAGAGGGAGCGCACTGCGCTCCCTCTTGTTTGTTGGTCGGCGTTGCTGTCCTGACTACCTGGCGGAGGCCTCATCCGAGGGCAACTGCTGGCTAATCGCGCCGCCTCCCGCGCCTGTCTCCACCGGATGCGGCTCCGATCCCGTGGCGATGAACAGCGGCGCCAACACGAGCGTAATCGTCGCGAGCAGCTTGATCAGCACGTGCAGCGAAGGGCCGGCCGTATCCTTGAACGGGTCGCCGATCGTGTCGCCGACGACGGCCGCCTTGTGGGGCTCGCTCCCCTTGCCGAGCACGTTGCCCTGCTCGTCCTTCAACCCACCCGACTCGATGAACTTCTTGGCGTTGTCCCACGCACCGCCGCCGTTGTTCAAGACGGTCGCCATCATGATGCCGCCGATCGTACCGATGATCAGCACGCCTGACACCGCAAGCCAGCCGGACGCATCCTCGTACACCATGCCGTTGACGACGACTTCGCTGTCGCGTGTGTACCGGAAAATCAGCCCTACAGCGACCGGCAGCCCGACGGCCAGGATGCCCGGCAGTACCATCTGTCGCAGCGCAGCCTTCGCCGTAATATCTACCGCCGCACGGTAGTCCGGTCGCGACGTGCCGGCCATGATGCCCGGATCCGCGCGGAACTGCCGCCGCACTTCCTCGATGATCGCCCCGGCGGCGTTGCCCACGGCGCGGATCGCCAGCGAACTGAACAAGAACACCAGCATCACGCCCAACAACCCACCGACGAACACGTCGACGTTCGCCAGGTCGATCGGCAACTCCGCCGTCAACGGGATCTCGAGCCGCTCTTTCACCTTGTCCAGGTACGCCGAGAACAGCAGAAACGCAGCCAGCCCTGCCGACGCCACGGCGTATCCCTTCGTAAGCGCCTTCGTCGTGTTGCCGACAGCGTCCAGCTTGTCGGTGATCTCGCGCGCGCTCTCCGGTGCGCCGGACATCTCGGTGATGCCGCCCGCGTTGTCCGTGATCGGGCCGAACGTGTCCATGCTCAGGATGTACGCAGCGGACATCAGCATGCCCATCGTCGCCACCGCCGTGCCGAAGATGCCGACGGTGAACGATGGAATCTGAAAGCCGTTCGCCCCGACGATCTCCGCCTGCGAACCGAGCGCAAACGACCCGATCAGCGCAAGACCAATCGAGATCGCCGTCATCGCCGTCGTCTCGAATCCGACGGCCGTACCGATGATCACGTTCGTCGCGGGGCCTGTCCGCGATGCCTCGGCGATCTCCTTCACCGGCCGCCACGAGCCTGATGTGTAGTACTGCGTGATGTAGACGAATGCGATGCCCGTCGCGATGCCGATGAGGCCGCAGTAGAAGAACCAGTGCCACTCATCGCCCAGCATGGCCCTCGTCGCGATGAAGAGCCCGCCAACTGACAGCAGCGACACGATGTAGTACCCGAAGTTCAGCGGCTGCATCGGGTCTTGCTTGCTTTGCGGATCACCACTGGTGAAGAACGGTACCGAAATGAGACCGATGATCGTCGCGATAATCCCGAACGAGCGCAGGACGAGCGGGAACATGATCCACTCGATGTCGCGCGTCACGGCATAGATGGCGACGCCGAGGATCATCGCGCCGATGTTCTCGGCAGACATCGACTCGAAGAGGTCCGCGCCACGTCCCGCGCAGTCGCCGACATTATCCCCGACAAGGTCT encodes:
- a CDS encoding sodium-translocating pyrophosphatase; its protein translation is MELVWLVPVTGAAAALFAIWLAYDVLRRDTGTEAMQEIAGMIFEGAMAFLARQYRTIAIMAVLTAVAVTLIVGSISEGVKPIISSESGISFGGENVVGQWEEGLLTGIAFLVGAACSGIAGYIGMFIAVRSNVRTAAAAQNSLKEAITVSLRGGAVSGFLVVALSLLGVSGIFFTYSKLLDNPYEITPFLIVGFGFGASFVALFAQLGGGIYTKAADVGADLVGKIEAGIPEDDPRNAAVVADLVGDNVGDCAGRGADLFESMSAENIGAMILGVAIYAVTRDIEWIMFPLVLRSFGIIATIIGLISVPFFTSGDPQSKQDPMQPLNFGYYIVSLLSVGGLFIATRAMLGDEWHWFFYCGLIGIATGIAFVYITQYYTSGSWRPVKEIAEASRTGPATNVIIGTAVGFETTAMTAISIGLALIGSFALGSQAEIVGANGFQIPSFTVGIFGTAVATMGMLMSAAYILSMDTFGPITDNAGGITEMSGAPESAREITDKLDAVGNTTKALTKGYAVASAGLAAFLLFSAYLDKVKERLEIPLTAELPIDLANVDVFVGGLLGVMLVFLFSSLAIRAVGNAAGAIIEEVRRQFRADPGIMAGTSRPDYRAAVDITAKAALRQMVLPGILAVGLPVAVGLIFRYTRDSEVVVNGMVYEDASGWLAVSGVLIIGTIGGIMMATVLNNGGGAWDNAKKFIESGGLKDEQGNVLGKGSEPHKAAVVGDTIGDPFKDTAGPSLHVLIKLLATITLVLAPLFIATGSEPHPVETGAGGGAISQQLPSDEASAR